GGGCCTCACGGGCCCGGCAGTGGGTCTTTTTTTATCAAGTCCCCTGATCTCTTGATCTTGTCCTCTAATTTCTTCCCACGAGCCTGACTCGCAGCGGGCATTTCACCAGCTTCCAACTACCAGTCTGTGGCGACCAAAGGCATACGCGGATACGGGCGGGATTCCTCCTTGGGTAAGGCACCTCACGGCTGTTTGggacaccaaaaaaaaggctCACTCACGCACACTCTTCCAGTGAgagttgggggggaggggggcatgGGGCGCACCGACGTAATGGAGGGGTCTCCATATCTCGGATACATGTGAGGCTCACTCCGGAAGGTGGGCTGGTTAAGAAAATGATCTCTCCGATCTCGTCATCCATCTTATCGGACCCAAtgtttcttctctttccaaTCAGAAGCTGGAAactaccaacaacaagcagcCAACGAGCTCGAACACGTGTGAGTCGCATGGTGGTTGAGATGCATGATTCCGAGAGTCGGTTCAGTCGGGGCTCGGCACGCGACTCTTGTCCTTCAGTGACATGTTCACGGACAACAACGACACCCCGGCCTCCGTCCCAGCCTTGTCTCCGCTGTCCGCTGTCCACAGAACCCGGAGACCGGCGCGCGACACCAAGAACCACCGGAAACACGTCTCGCAGCGCTCATCCCGTCTTGTCTCTAACGGCCAAGTTCCACGAGATCTGGGTTTTGTCTCAGGTTTGTGATCAAAAGCTCGGGCGAATCTATCAAGGTACCTACGAGGCAAAGCTGTAAGTGGGGAAGCTGCACACCCACCCGTGCTCCCACTATCAGCACATGGTACCTCTTGAAATCATACAACTGGTGGTACATGGTGATATATATACAAAACCACAGCTACAATGCTATGGCTATTCCCGTCTCTTGTCGGATATCAAGATGTTTTGCAAACAACCGTAACgcccccaaacccagcctGTCCTCTGACCCCTCTAAGCAACCACAGAGATGCCCATCCCCCTGGCTTGCCAGACAATCGATCTGCAAATGCCTTCTAATGACAGACCGGACAACCGGGGCTCTGACTGCTTTATCTTTGCAATCTCATAGACATGCTTGAGACTAACCGACCCAACAGTCTCGTGGCCTGGCTTCTGGGCACCTTTCCTCTTGCCCTTCTTTCCAATCGGGACGTCGGCCGCATTGAGCAACAGCCATGATGTTTGAGGCGTCCTGATCTCAAAGTGGAAGGTTCTGTCGGGCCGGACGGTGACTCGGACGGGCAATGGCGTTCCAACGTTGATGTGTGTCGTCCTCGCATTAAACTCCTACATATCCCCCTTATGTCAACATTTCGATGCCGagcttccccttcctcctccctcttgatTTTGACCGACCTTGCAGAAATCCATCGACTTGATACCCTTGGAACCAAGGGCAGGACCGACGGGAGGACTAGGACTGGCTTGGCCGGCGCCGACAATGATCTTGACGACCTGCTCGAGGCCCTTGGCACCACCTGCCGCTGCCTTGGACATTGTGAGGCTCGGTATTGACGGTTGTTCGGGAGGGAAATAATCGGTGACTCGGTCCGAGGGTGCAATGGCGTCGCGAAAAGGTGTGGGTTGACAGCTCCGGagctggggtggtgaggttctCACGAGCGGCGCCGAGCTGCTCCAGACCAAAAATTTCGGGTGGGCGGTTGCACCGCTTCAGCCACAGCCGATGTGCCCGTTCTTGGAACTTCCAGGAGCGGTTTCAGCCACAAGTCAGACTTCTGGATGCGCGGCGTAGTGGGGCTTTTTCAGAGAGAACCCCTGTTTTAAAGGGACCCGTGCGTTGGGGCGGAGGAGCAGTGACGTCCAGTGGATGATAGCGTGCCACCGAATACAGCGGATAGGAGATTAgcccctcctctttccatCTTTTATTCGAGGATCTCTTTTGACGGCGGTGAACGGCTTCAGACCTTGCTCTTTTCGCTTTCTCTCCATTTCGACCCAAAGCACGGTTCTGACGATTATTATCGCAACGGCATCTTTTCACCCCTTCCTTCGCAAACAAACCGCAAACATGTTCAAGTgggcgcagcagcagtaaGAACCTCTCCATGGACGGACTGTTGTTGTATTGGTCGACTGacaccccttttttttctcccttAGGCTCGCCAACGTCGCCGGCACCAAGGAGCCCATCTATGGCCCTGAGGCAATCCAGTCCGTTGccgtcgaggccgagaccaCCCCCTATACCGAGCTCACCCGCGATGACCTGAAATGGCAGGCCATGACCTCGACCAGCGTCGAGACCCAGAGCTTCTACCTCATGGCTGACAACGGTCAGCTCGGGTTTGCCCAAGTCATCTATAGTAACGTGGCGTAAGCTTCATATGTGAGAGCGACCCCTCTGCGCACACGCTGACACGCTGCATCATGCAGGGGCATCCACACGACCTGCCAGTTCAACTGCAAGCTCTTTAGCCTCGATTCCTCGAAGCCCCACCTCTGGTGCTCGACccagctcaccaaccccgactTCAGCGAGGACAAGAGTAGCTTCTTCGCCGACGACTGCGCCGTCGAGCTCTCCGAGGACGGAACCACCTACACAATCAAGTCGATGAACGACGACCGGGCCATCGTCAACTTGACCATCAAGCGGGCCGGTCCCGGCTTCCAGGTCGGCAAGACGGGCAAGACGCTGTTTGGCACCGATCTCAAGAACCCATGGGGCACCATGCGCCATGCTTTCTGGCCACGCTGCACAGCCGAGGGCACCATCAGCACCAAGGAGGGGCCGGTCGATTTCAAGGGCAAGGCCACGTACATCATGGCTCTCCAGGGCATGAAGCCTCACCACGCGGCGGCCAAGTGGAACTTTGTCGACTTCCAGGGTCCCACTTACACGGCTGTGGTGATGAATTTTACCACACCTCCTTCCTACGGCTCGACCGAGGTGACGATTGGTGGTATTgtcaaggatggggagatcGTCATGGCCAACTGCAAGAGCACAGTTACTCACACCAAGTCGAAGAGCGACGGGGAGAACGGGTGGCCCGAGCCCGAGACCATCAAGTACACTTGGACGGGAACGACCAAGGATGGCAAGCCGGTCGAGGCTTCGTTGGAGGGTGCTTTGGAGAAGAGGCTCGACAGGATAGACGTCATGGCCGAGGTGCCTGGATTTGTCAAGCAGATTGTTTCGAGCGCTGCCGGAACAAAGCCTTATATCTACCAGGTACGTCTGTTTGTCGCAGTGGTCGTTTTACAGGTCAAGTGCTAACATGAAACGTAGTActacccccaacaacaaaaactcACTCTCAAGATCAAGGTCGACGGCCAAGAAGTCAGCGAGCAGGGCACCGTCTTTGCCGAGTCTACCTTTATTTCCGAGTGATTTTTTTTTACAAGTCAACTTTGTTTGGAATTACGACGGGAAGTTGAGTTATACACATCTGGAGTTGGCGTTTCGAGGTGTGTCTGATGAGCAGAGA
This window of the Podospora pseudoanserina strain CBS 124.78 chromosome 3, whole genome shotgun sequence genome carries:
- the MRPL19 gene encoding mitochondrial 54S ribosomal protein YmL19 (EggNog:ENOG503P428; BUSCO:EOG09265BG5; COG:J) is translated as MSKAAAGGAKGLEQVVKIIVGAGQASPSPPVGPALGSKGIKSMDFCKEFNARTTHINVGTPLPVRVTVRPDRTFHFEIRTPQTSWLLLNAADVPIGKKGKRKGAQKPGHETVGSVSLKHVYEIAKIKQSEPRLSGLSLEGICRSIVWQARGMGISVVA
- the SVF1 gene encoding putative cell survival pathways protein (COG:S; EggNog:ENOG503NVS8); translation: MFKWAQQQLANVAGTKEPIYGPEAIQSVAVEAETTPYTELTRDDLKWQAMTSTSVETQSFYLMADNGQLGFAQVIYSNVAGIHTTCQFNCKLFSLDSSKPHLWCSTQLTNPDFSEDKSSFFADDCAVELSEDGTTYTIKSMNDDRAIVNLTIKRAGPGFQVGKTGKTLFGTDLKNPWGTMRHAFWPRCTAEGTISTKEGPVDFKGKATYIMALQGMKPHHAAAKWNFVDFQGPTYTAVVMNFTTPPSYGSTEVTIGGIVKDGEIVMANCKSTVTHTKSKSDGENGWPEPETIKYTWTGTTKDGKPVEASLEGALEKRLDRIDVMAEVPGFVKQIVSSAAGTKPYIYQYYPQQQKLTLKIKVDGQEVSEQGTVFAESTFISE